Proteins encoded by one window of Enterococcus saccharolyticus subsp. saccharolyticus:
- the yidC gene encoding membrane protein insertase YidC has translation MRKMKNWLVGSGLFALLITLSGCVSRLEDGSPDPNGLIYRTLVQPLGKFLSYVATDLGLGFGLAIIVVTIIVRLIILPLGISQSKKAMVQSEKMQFLKPQIDVVQKKLKAATTREEQMQIQMEMQNIYKENNVSMLGGIGCLPMLIQMPIFTALYFTAQFTPGIDKATFLGISLGSPSIVLVIIAGLSYVLQGYLSLIGIPEEQKKTMRSMLIVSPLMIVMVSFASPAGVTLYWVVGGIFSCVQTFITNVIMKPRIKAQIAEEMEKNPPKTVVTPMKDVTDSVEPTNDTIPAPKKKQEQSGNGRNAGKQQKRK, from the coding sequence ATGAGAAAAATGAAAAATTGGCTGGTTGGCTCCGGTCTTTTCGCGCTTTTAATCACATTATCTGGGTGTGTAAGTCGTTTGGAAGATGGTTCACCTGATCCAAATGGGCTAATTTATCGCACATTGGTACAACCATTAGGAAAATTCCTTTCGTATGTCGCTACCGACTTAGGTCTAGGATTCGGTTTGGCGATTATCGTTGTAACAATTATTGTTCGTTTGATTATTTTGCCATTAGGGATTAGCCAATCAAAAAAAGCGATGGTCCAAAGTGAAAAAATGCAATTCTTAAAACCACAAATTGACGTGGTTCAAAAGAAATTAAAGGCAGCGACAACTCGTGAAGAACAAATGCAAATCCAAATGGAAATGCAAAATATCTATAAAGAAAACAATGTCAGCATGCTTGGTGGTATCGGTTGTTTGCCAATGTTAATTCAAATGCCGATTTTTACTGCGCTCTACTTTACAGCGCAATTTACACCAGGAATTGATAAAGCAACATTCTTAGGAATTTCGCTTGGTTCACCTAGTATCGTGCTTGTCATTATTGCAGGTCTTTCCTATGTCTTACAAGGTTACCTATCATTAATTGGTATTCCGGAAGAACAAAAGAAAACAATGCGTAGTATGTTAATTGTTTCTCCATTGATGATTGTGATGGTTTCATTCGCTTCTCCTGCTGGAGTAACATTATACTGGGTAGTCGGTGGTATCTTCAGTTGTGTGCAAACATTTATCACAAATGTCATTATGAAACCAAGAATTAAAGCACAAATTGCTGAAGAAATGGAAAAAAATCCGCCAAAAACTGTCGTAACACCAATGAAAGACGTGACGGATTCTGTTGAACCTACGAACGACACTATTCCAGCTCCTAAGAAAAAACAAGAGCAATCAGGAAATGGACGCAACGCAGGTAAACAACAAAAAAGAAAATAA
- a CDS encoding AEC family transporter produces the protein MLQAYLNIFVIFLLMFVGYWLSYKQWFTNRTADVFSKIVLNLSLPFSMFLNITANFSRDEFLSLFSGMIIPLLSMLVTLGVSFIYRKLFRITTTRQGTFSTMVTCSNTIFIGLPINLAIFGEPSIPYVLLYYIINTTIFWTIGIYLIATDRPQIKETRVTFHPLVALKKIFSPALLGFIIGLIWMILALRVPILVKGFGTYLADLTTPLSMFAIGIMVYFNGVKNLKMNKDIAGVLIGRFLLSPLIVWLIGQWIQVPTLMLQVFIIQSAMPVQNSVPILARTYHADEEFAASSMGYSVLIYMLYIPILLKIIYAM, from the coding sequence TTGTTACAAGCATATCTCAATATTTTTGTTATTTTCTTATTGATGTTTGTTGGTTATTGGTTATCTTACAAACAATGGTTCACCAATCGAACAGCAGATGTCTTTTCCAAAATTGTTTTGAATTTATCGTTACCGTTTAGCATGTTCTTAAATATTACCGCTAATTTTTCTCGGGATGAGTTTCTATCATTGTTTTCAGGAATGATTATTCCCTTACTTTCAATGCTGGTTACATTGGGTGTTAGTTTTATTTATCGTAAACTTTTCCGTATCACAACCACACGACAAGGAACTTTTTCAACGATGGTGACGTGTTCAAATACTATTTTTATTGGATTACCCATTAATTTAGCCATTTTTGGAGAGCCTTCGATTCCTTATGTATTACTGTATTATATTATTAACACGACAATTTTTTGGACAATTGGTATTTATTTAATTGCTACAGACCGTCCACAAATCAAAGAAACACGCGTCACTTTTCATCCACTCGTTGCGTTAAAAAAGATTTTCTCGCCTGCTTTATTAGGTTTTATTATCGGATTAATTTGGATGATTCTAGCACTTAGAGTACCGATTCTTGTCAAAGGTTTTGGGACCTATTTGGCTGATTTAACGACGCCATTATCCATGTTTGCTATTGGTATTATGGTTTATTTTAACGGCGTGAAAAATTTGAAGATGAATAAAGATATTGCTGGTGTTTTAATTGGACGTTTTCTCTTATCACCACTCATCGTTTGGTTAATCGGACAATGGATCCAGGTTCCCACTTTAATGCTGCAAGTATTTATTATCCAATCCGCAATGCCTGTACAAAATTCTGTGCCTATTTTGGCAAGAACATATCATGCAGATGAGGAATTTGCAGCTTCAAGTATGGGCTATTCGGTATTAATTTATATGCTTTACATTCCGATTTTATTGAAAATTATTTACGCTATGTAA
- a CDS encoding YrdB family protein, with translation MQTLKFSNLILAFLLELMALLILSYWGFVYTPLPFMIGIGAPILFIVIWAKWCAPKATHRLEGNALLCLKSLLLSIPVLCLVLLNQLFFAFIFALLILLHLSLSSYFKTV, from the coding sequence ATGCAGACACTCAAATTTAGTAATTTAATACTCGCTTTTTTACTAGAATTAATGGCCTTATTGATTCTAAGCTATTGGGGATTTGTCTACACACCGCTACCGTTTATGATAGGTATAGGCGCACCAATCCTCTTTATAGTCATTTGGGCAAAATGGTGTGCTCCCAAAGCGACACACCGCCTTGAAGGAAACGCCCTCCTCTGCTTAAAAAGCTTATTATTAAGTATTCCTGTTTTATGCCTCGTGTTGCTCAATCAATTGTTTTTTGCCTTTATTTTTGCCTTACTTATTCTACTCCATTTATCATTAAGTAGTTATTTTAAAACAGTATAA
- the glyS gene encoding glycine--tRNA ligase subunit beta: MAKNLLFEVGLEEMPAHVVVPSMKQLEEKTRQFLTDNHLNFEAIQAFSTPRRLAIYVTNLDEKQEDMEEEVKGPAKKIALDAEGNWSKAAQGFVRGQGLTTEDITFKELKGVEYVYVTKHTPGKSAIDVLMGLKDVITSLTFPVTMHWSKYDFEYIRPIHWIVALLGDEIIPFEILDVQTGRASRGHRFLGEDVTFAHADEYLEKLKAQCVLADSTEREAVIATQIKEIANQNNWTIELDDELLEEVNNLVEYPTAFVGNFDEKYLAVPEEVLVTSMKEHQRYFDVRNAEGQLLPHFISVRNGDSVKIENVIKGNEKVLIARLEDAEFFYSEDQKLTIDQCVNKLKNVTFHEKIGSIYEKMQRVGVEAQIIGENVGLTTEELADLQRATEIYKFDLVTNMVGEFPELQGIMGEKYALLQGEKPAVAQAIREHYMPISSEGELPQSNVGAVLAIADKLDSVLSFFAVGMRPSGSNDPYALRRQTYGIVRIVADKQWRFPFLGLQRMIEEKINADQEVYGIQLTDEDKQVLDFLHARLRQFFLGKNIRHDVIDAVIHAEQEDFYRLFETADMLKAHLEDEDFKPSMEALTRVINLAKKVENEEAAINPALFENDAEKALYEATVRLEENVANQTVEENYAALVALRPLIEAYFDQTMVMVEDEAIRNNRLLQLRKISKMSLALASLDTLITK, translated from the coding sequence ATGGCAAAAAATCTATTATTTGAAGTTGGATTAGAAGAAATGCCGGCACACGTTGTGGTACCAAGCATGAAACAACTAGAAGAAAAAACACGTCAATTTTTAACAGACAATCATTTGAATTTCGAGGCAATCCAAGCTTTTTCGACTCCACGACGTTTAGCAATTTACGTAACGAACCTTGATGAAAAACAAGAAGATATGGAAGAAGAAGTGAAAGGTCCTGCGAAAAAAATCGCGTTAGATGCTGAAGGCAATTGGTCAAAAGCAGCGCAAGGCTTTGTTCGTGGGCAAGGATTAACGACTGAAGACATTACATTTAAAGAGTTAAAAGGGGTAGAATATGTCTATGTAACAAAACATACACCAGGAAAATCTGCAATTGATGTGCTAATGGGCTTAAAAGATGTAATTACCAGTTTAACTTTCCCAGTTACGATGCACTGGAGCAAGTACGACTTTGAATATATTCGTCCAATTCACTGGATTGTTGCTTTATTAGGTGATGAAATTATTCCATTTGAAATTTTAGATGTCCAAACAGGACGTGCTTCTCGTGGTCACCGTTTCTTAGGTGAAGATGTTACCTTTGCGCATGCAGACGAATATCTTGAAAAATTGAAAGCACAATGTGTTTTAGCAGACTCTACAGAGCGTGAAGCAGTTATTGCTACACAAATCAAAGAAATTGCAAATCAAAACAATTGGACAATTGAATTAGATGATGAGTTATTGGAAGAAGTAAACAATTTAGTGGAATATCCAACGGCTTTTGTTGGTAATTTTGACGAAAAATATTTAGCTGTTCCTGAAGAAGTATTAGTGACTTCAATGAAAGAACACCAACGATATTTTGATGTCCGCAATGCAGAAGGTCAGTTATTACCACATTTTATTTCTGTACGTAATGGCGATAGTGTTAAAATCGAAAACGTTATTAAAGGAAATGAAAAAGTGTTGATTGCTCGTTTGGAAGACGCGGAATTCTTCTACAGCGAAGATCAAAAACTAACCATCGATCAATGTGTCAATAAATTGAAAAACGTTACTTTCCACGAAAAAATTGGTTCAATTTATGAAAAAATGCAACGTGTAGGTGTGGAAGCACAAATTATTGGTGAAAATGTTGGCCTAACAACAGAAGAATTAGCTGATTTACAACGTGCGACAGAAATCTACAAATTTGATTTAGTAACCAATATGGTGGGTGAATTCCCAGAATTACAAGGAATCATGGGTGAAAAATATGCCTTATTACAAGGTGAAAAACCAGCCGTGGCACAAGCGATTCGTGAACATTACATGCCAATTTCAAGTGAAGGTGAGTTGCCACAATCAAATGTTGGCGCTGTTTTAGCGATTGCTGACAAATTAGATAGCGTGCTATCATTCTTTGCTGTAGGAATGCGTCCAAGCGGTTCAAATGACCCGTATGCGTTACGCCGTCAAACATACGGAATCGTGCGAATTGTTGCTGACAAACAATGGCGTTTCCCATTCTTAGGGTTACAACGAATGATTGAAGAAAAAATCAATGCTGACCAAGAAGTATACGGCATTCAATTAACAGATGAAGACAAACAAGTATTAGACTTCTTACATGCACGTCTTCGTCAATTCTTCTTAGGAAAAAATATTCGTCATGATGTGATTGATGCGGTCATTCATGCTGAGCAAGAAGATTTCTATCGTTTATTTGAAACAGCCGACATGTTGAAGGCTCATTTAGAAGATGAGGACTTTAAACCATCCATGGAAGCTTTAACTCGTGTGATTAATTTAGCGAAAAAAGTGGAAAATGAAGAAGCAGCGATTAATCCGGCGCTATTCGAAAATGATGCAGAGAAAGCTTTGTATGAAGCAACTGTTCGTTTAGAGGAAAACGTTGCAAATCAAACCGTAGAAGAAAACTATGCGGCACTTGTTGCGCTGCGCCCATTGATTGAAGCGTATTTCGATCAAACAATGGTTATGGTGGAAGATGAGGCTATTCGCAATAATCGTCTTTTACAATTACGTAAAATTTCTAAAATGTCTTTAGCTTTAGCTAGCTTAGATACATTAATTACAAAATAA
- the glyQ gene encoding glycine--tRNA ligase subunit alpha, which translates to MSQKLTVQEMILTLQKFWSDNGCMLMQAYDTEKGAGTMSPYTFLRAIGPEPWNAAYVEPSRRPADGRYGENPNRLYQHHQFQVVMKPSPENIQELYLESLEKLGINPLEHDIRFVEDNWENPSMGCAGLGWEVWLNGMEITQFTYFQQVGGLACHPVTAELTYGLERLASYIQEVESVYDLEWSPGVKYGEIFKQPEYEHSKYSFEISDQEMLLDNFTKFEAEAKRCIAESLVHPAYDYILKCSHNFNLLDARGAVSVTERAGYLARIRNMAREVAKIFVDERKKLGYPLLDREEAEKLLQEEK; encoded by the coding sequence ATGAGTCAAAAATTAACTGTCCAAGAAATGATTTTAACATTACAAAAATTTTGGTCTGACAACGGTTGTATGCTAATGCAAGCATATGATACAGAAAAAGGAGCAGGTACAATGAGCCCATACACCTTTTTACGTGCCATTGGTCCTGAGCCTTGGAATGCTGCTTATGTAGAGCCTTCACGTCGTCCAGCTGATGGTCGTTATGGAGAAAATCCCAACCGTTTGTATCAACACCATCAATTCCAAGTAGTTATGAAACCATCACCAGAAAATATTCAAGAACTATATTTAGAGAGTTTAGAAAAATTAGGAATTAATCCATTGGAACATGATATCCGTTTTGTTGAAGACAACTGGGAAAATCCTTCTATGGGTTGTGCTGGTTTAGGTTGGGAAGTTTGGTTAAATGGGATGGAAATCACTCAATTTACGTATTTCCAACAAGTAGGTGGTTTAGCTTGTCATCCAGTAACAGCTGAATTAACTTATGGATTAGAACGTTTAGCATCTTACATTCAAGAAGTGGAAAGCGTCTATGACTTAGAATGGTCACCAGGTGTGAAATACGGAGAAATCTTCAAACAACCAGAATATGAACATTCAAAATACTCATTTGAAATCAGCGACCAAGAGATGTTATTAGATAACTTTACAAAATTTGAAGCAGAAGCAAAACGTTGTATTGCTGAAAGCTTAGTGCATCCAGCGTATGATTACATTTTAAAATGTAGCCACAACTTTAACTTATTAGATGCGCGTGGTGCTGTTTCAGTAACGGAACGTGCCGGTTATTTAGCACGTATCCGTAATATGGCACGTGAAGTAGCAAAAATCTTTGTGGACGAGCGTAAAAAATTGGGTTACCCATTATTAGATCGCGAAGAAGCAGAGAAATTATTACAGGAGGAGAAATAA
- the hisIE gene encoding bifunctional phosphoribosyl-AMP cyclohydrolase/phosphoribosyl-ATP diphosphatase HisIE — MDIQTLKFGANNLIPVVVQDVETKEVLTVAYMNQESIELTLKDKLMTFYSRSRQELWRKGETSGNYQHLVSLKADCDQDALVALVKKDGPACHTGAESCFFETIYEENIPEKFSLTQLYNLIQERKDTPKEGSYTSYLFEKGKEKILKKIGEESTEVVIGAMKEDREETVYEVADLAYHVLVLMNEMNISVKEVAEELAKRHVVDHKVKQETMK; from the coding sequence ATGGACATCCAAACATTAAAATTTGGCGCAAATAATTTGATTCCTGTTGTTGTACAAGATGTAGAAACAAAGGAAGTCTTAACCGTTGCGTATATGAACCAAGAAAGTATTGAATTAACTTTAAAAGACAAATTGATGACATTTTATTCACGTAGTCGTCAAGAATTATGGCGCAAAGGTGAAACAAGTGGCAATTACCAACATTTAGTTTCTCTAAAAGCCGATTGTGATCAAGATGCCCTAGTTGCATTAGTCAAAAAAGATGGTCCTGCTTGTCATACCGGCGCAGAAAGCTGCTTCTTTGAAACAATTTATGAAGAAAACATTCCTGAAAAATTTTCATTGACGCAATTATATAATTTAATTCAAGAAAGAAAAGATACGCCTAAAGAAGGTAGCTATACTAGTTATTTATTCGAAAAAGGCAAAGAAAAAATCTTGAAAAAAATTGGGGAAGAATCAACCGAAGTGGTCATCGGTGCTATGAAAGAAGACCGTGAAGAAACGGTTTATGAAGTAGCAGATTTAGCGTACCATGTGTTAGTTTTGATGAATGAGATGAATATTTCAGTAAAAGAAGTTGCTGAAGAACTAGCTAAGCGTCATGTGGTTGACCATAAAGTAAAACAAGAAACGATGAAATAA
- the hisF gene encoding imidazole glycerol phosphate synthase subunit HisF, translating into MISKRIIPCLDVRDGRVVKGVNFAGLKDVNDPVTLAKFYNEQGADELVFYDITASAEGRGLFTDILQAVASEVFIPLTVGGGINELKDFERVLNCGADKVSVNSGAIRNPQLIAEGAKRYGSQCVVLSVDIRRVGDAWHVFAKGGREDTGIDALEWIRQGETLGAGELVINSMDTDGVKEGFDLPLLKAITEVSSLPIVASGGAGKVADFTELFQLPNIEAGLAASIFHYGEVKIPDLKAQLAEEKIAVRL; encoded by the coding sequence ATGATTTCAAAACGAATTATTCCTTGTTTAGATGTTCGCGATGGACGTGTAGTGAAAGGTGTGAATTTCGCTGGTTTAAAAGATGTCAATGATCCGGTAACCTTGGCTAAATTTTACAATGAACAAGGCGCCGATGAGTTAGTTTTTTACGATATTACAGCTTCTGCAGAAGGACGAGGCTTGTTTACCGATATTTTACAGGCGGTGGCTTCAGAAGTATTTATTCCGCTCACTGTTGGAGGCGGGATTAATGAACTAAAAGATTTTGAGCGTGTGTTAAATTGTGGTGCGGATAAAGTCAGTGTCAATTCAGGGGCGATTCGTAACCCACAATTAATTGCAGAAGGTGCGAAACGCTATGGCAGTCAATGTGTCGTTTTATCTGTGGATATTCGTCGCGTGGGCGATGCATGGCATGTTTTTGCCAAAGGTGGCCGTGAAGATACTGGCATTGATGCCTTAGAATGGATTCGTCAAGGAGAAACACTAGGTGCTGGAGAGTTAGTTATCAATAGCATGGATACCGATGGCGTAAAAGAAGGATTTGATTTACCTTTATTAAAAGCTATTACCGAAGTTTCTTCTTTACCAATTGTTGCTTCAGGAGGTGCGGGTAAGGTAGCTGACTTTACGGAGTTATTCCAATTACCAAATATCGAAGCGGGATTAGCGGCGTCAATCTTCCATTATGGCGAAGTGAAAATTCCTGACTTAAAAGCACAATTAGCTGAAGAGAAAATCGCAGTACGATTATAG
- the hisA gene encoding 1-(5-phosphoribosyl)-5-[(5-phosphoribosylamino)methylideneamino]imidazole-4-carboxamide isomerase, with amino-acid sequence MKIFPAIDLLNEKVVRLYQGDYDQQEVFGEDPVAFAQSFEEKGAKYLHLVDLDGAKDGALRYFKTAEKIVANTNLFVEVGGGIRDEETIERCLAAGVHRVIIGTLPQKNPTLAKELIQKYGDKIAVGVDARDGKVAVEGWLETTETDAFDFCKELASWGTKTIIFTEISRDGTGQGINIPLYQQLLEIEGVEFVASGGVATLHDITALKEIGIPSAIVGKALYKGDLKLEDVLKEAEE; translated from the coding sequence ATGAAAATTTTTCCAGCGATTGATTTATTAAATGAGAAAGTTGTGCGTTTGTACCAAGGTGATTATGACCAACAAGAAGTTTTTGGGGAAGATCCGGTCGCCTTTGCACAATCCTTTGAAGAAAAAGGCGCAAAATATTTGCATTTAGTTGATTTAGACGGTGCCAAAGATGGTGCGTTACGTTATTTCAAAACAGCCGAAAAAATTGTGGCAAACACGAATTTATTTGTCGAAGTGGGCGGCGGTATTCGTGATGAAGAAACGATTGAACGTTGTTTAGCGGCGGGTGTTCATCGCGTGATTATCGGGACACTACCACAAAAAAATCCGACATTAGCCAAAGAACTCATTCAAAAATATGGCGATAAAATTGCTGTCGGAGTCGATGCTCGCGACGGGAAAGTGGCGGTTGAAGGATGGTTAGAAACCACTGAAACAGATGCTTTTGATTTTTGTAAAGAATTAGCATCATGGGGGACAAAAACGATTATCTTTACCGAAATCTCTCGTGATGGGACAGGTCAAGGAATTAATATTCCTTTGTACCAACAATTATTAGAAATTGAGGGTGTCGAATTTGTTGCTTCAGGTGGTGTGGCAACATTACATGATATTACTGCATTAAAAGAAATCGGTATTCCAAGTGCCATTGTCGGTAAAGCATTGTACAAAGGTGACTTAAAATTAGAAGATGTCTTAAAAGAAGCGGAGGAATAA
- the hisH gene encoding imidazole glycerol phosphate synthase subunit HisH, protein MIAIIDYGVGNLFSLSRSLEYLGIESVITNDIAQLKAADQIILPGVGAFGDAIQKLREHQLEAPIKQLVEEGKPLMGICLGMQLLFEKSTEFGEHRGLGLLSGEIVSLKEALQAQNLSLKVPHIGWNELLVKKESVLLENFNKGEQVYYVHSFYATNCEDSLVATSEYGIEVPGLVQKDNVYGAQFHPEKSGTVGLQMLQAFSEVKG, encoded by the coding sequence ATGATTGCGATTATTGATTACGGTGTAGGCAATCTCTTTAGTTTGTCTCGTTCATTAGAATATTTAGGAATTGAGAGTGTCATTACAAATGACATTGCTCAATTAAAAGCAGCAGATCAGATTATTTTACCAGGTGTCGGTGCGTTTGGTGATGCGATTCAAAAATTACGTGAACATCAATTAGAAGCACCGATTAAACAGTTGGTCGAAGAAGGAAAACCACTAATGGGTATTTGTTTAGGGATGCAACTGTTATTTGAAAAGAGTACAGAATTTGGTGAACACCGTGGACTGGGACTACTTTCAGGCGAAATCGTTTCATTAAAAGAAGCGCTACAAGCACAAAACTTATCCCTAAAAGTTCCTCATATTGGTTGGAATGAATTACTTGTAAAAAAAGAAAGTGTCTTATTGGAGAACTTTAATAAAGGCGAGCAAGTTTATTATGTGCATAGTTTTTATGCAACAAATTGTGAAGATAGTTTAGTCGCAACCAGTGAGTATGGGATAGAAGTGCCCGGTTTGGTGCAAAAAGACAATGTTTATGGTGCACAATTCCATCCAGAGAAAAGTGGCACAGTTGGTTTGCAAATGCTTCAAGCATTTTCGGAGGTGAAAGGATGA